DNA sequence from the Meiothermus sp. Pnk-1 genome:
GATCTGCGCGGCAAGCTCGGCTGGGGTGCAGCTAAAAGCGGTCACGTTGAAAGCGTTGCGGTGGTGGAGCCGCACCGGGTCGGCTTCCATCAGCTCGAGCGTGGCCCGGATGGCGTCGGGCATGTACATCATCGGCAGCCGGGTGTCAGGGGCCAAGAAGCAAGTGTAGCTGCCTCGGCGCAAGGCCTCCCAAAAGATCTCCACCGCGTAGTCGGTGGTCCCCCCTCCGGGCGGGGCGGTGTAGGAGATGAGGCCGGGGTAGCGCAGGCCGCGCACGTCCAGGCCAAAGCGCAAAGCGTAGTAGTCGCAAAGGAGTTCCCCCGCCACCTTGGTCACGCCGTAGAGGGAGTGGGGGCGCTGGAGGGTGTCCTGCGGGGTGGGGTCTTTGGGCGTGGAGGGGCCAAAGACCGCGATGGAGCTGGGTACGAAGACCCGGCAGCCGTGATCCCGGGCCACCTCCAGCACGTTGTACAGCCCCTCCATGTTGACCCGCCAGGCCAGCTCGGGCTGGGCTTCGGCCTTGGCCGAGAGGATGGCCGCCAGGTGGTAGAGGGTGCCCACCCGGTACTTTTTGACCACCTCCTCCAGCCTCGAGCGATCGGTACAGTCAAGCAGCTCAAAGGGTCCCCCCCGGATCGGGGTGTCGGAGGGCAGACTTCGCACGTCGGAAGCCACCACCCGTTCCGGGCCAAAGCGTTCTCGCAGGGCGGGAACCAGCTCCGAGCCGACTTGTCCTAGGGCGCCGGTGACGAGGATGGTCTCTAGGGGCTTCGCTTCCATACCCCCTCATCCTACCTCGCCCCTTTCAGTAATCCCCCTCCAGCCCGCCATCCGCCCCTCGAATCCCTCCCGCCTTGCGGGCGTTGAACTCCTCGAGGATCGCCGCCGTGGCGGTGGCCCCTACCCGCGTAGCTCCCGCGCGCATCGCCTCGAGCAAGGCCTCCAGGGTGCGCACCCCGCCCGCGGCCTTGACCTGCACCTGCGGCGAGACTGTCTGGCGCATGAGCCGGAGGTCCTCCAGGGTCGCCCCGGAGGGGGCAAAGCCGGTGGAGGTCTTGACGAAATCGGCCCCCGCCTGCTCGGAAAGCCGACAGCCCAGCACCTTCTGCTCGTCGCTGAGGTAGGCGTTCTCCAGGATCACCTTGACCAGCGCCCCGCCCTCCCGGGCGGCCTCGACCACCGCCGCGATTTCCTCCCGCACATACTCGGCTTCGCCGCCCCGCAACCGACCGATGTTGATGACCATGTCCAGCTCCACCGCGCCCTGCTCCATCGCCAGCTTGGCCTCGAAGACCTTGGTGGCGGTAGCCGAGCTTCCGTGGGGGAAGCCCACCACGGTTCCCACCTTGACGCTCGAGCCCCGCAGGGCCTTGGCCGCGAGTTCTACGTCACAGGGCCTCACGCACACCGAGGCCACCCGGTAGCGCTCGGCCAGCTCACAGCCCGCCAGGACCTCGGCGGGGGTGAGTTCGGGGCGCAGCAGCGAGTGGTCGATCATCTGCGCGACCTGTTCATAGCTGAGGGATTCCACGGTAATCCCTGGCATGGATTTCTCCTGGAGCTAGCCCATGAAGTTTCTGAGGAAGCGCCCGGACTGCACCAGCGCCCGCTTGCGGTCCTCGAGCGAGCCCTCGTAGGCCCGGTCTTCGACCTCGATGCAGACCGGACCCGAGTAGCGGGCCTCGGTAAGGTTGGCGAAGAAGGCGCCCCAGTCCACCTCCCCCAACCCCGGCAGCTTGGGGGTGTGGTACTCGAGCGGGGTGGCCAGGATCCCTACCTGCCGTAGCCGGTCGCGGTCGATGCGCACGTCCTTGGCGTGGACGTGGAAGAGCTTGTCCTTGAACTCGAGCAAGGGCCAGGCCGGGTCCATCATCTGCCAGACCAGGTGGCTGGGGTCGTAGTTGAGGCCGAAGTGATCGGAGGGGATGCGGCGGAACATCTCGCGCCAGATGGCCGGGCTCACCGCCAGGTTTTTGCCGCCGGGCCACTCGTCGGTGGTGAAGTACATGGGGCAGTTCTCGATCCCGACCTTTACCCCCTCCTGCTCGGCGTGCCGGATGATCTCCGGCCAGCGCTCGTCGAAGAGGGCCCAGTTGTCCTGCAAGGACCGGCTGGGCTCCCGCCCGATAAAAGTATTCATCCGCCCGATCCCCAGCCTTGCCGAGGCGCTGATGACTTTTTTGATGTGCTCGAGGTAGACGCTGGCCTCTTTTTCGTCGGCCACCAGCGGATTGGGGTAGTAACCCAGCGCCGAGATCGAGACCCCGTACTTCTGCACGAGTCCCCGGATCCGCTCGACCCCGGCGTCATCCAGCTCGTTCACGTCGATGTGGGTGACCCCGGCGTAGCGGCGCTCGGCCTTTCCTTTGGGCCAGCACATCACCTCTACGGTGGCGAAGCCCTGCTGGGCGGCGAACTCGAGCACCTCCTCGAGGCTGAGATCGGGAAGGATCGCACTGACAAAACCTAGCTGCATACCATTTCCTCCTAGTACCGCACCCTGACCCATTGGCCCTGCTTGCTGCTCTCGAGGATCGCCTCGCACAAAGCCAGTTCCTTGTGGCCGTCCTCGAAGGTTGCATAGAGTGGATTCTGGCTGGCCCTTCCCGCCTTGATATCGGCGTAGACGGCGCGGTAGAGCTGCTTGAAGGTGTCGGGGAAGCCCTCGTTGTGGCCGCCGGGGTAGCTGGTGTAGCGAGCGGCCTCGCCCTCCAGGAGGCTGGGGTCGCGGATCAGGAGGCGGTTGGCGGCGTTGCGCTCCCCGATCCACAGCTCGTTGGGGCGCTCGCCGTTCCAGGCCAGCGCCCGCTCGGACCCCGCGATCTCCCACTCGATGCGGTTCTTGCGTCCAGCGGTGACCTGGGAGACGGTGAGCACCCCGCGCTTCCCGCCCGCGAAGCGCAGGAGTACCGAGGCGTAATCCTCGGTGGTGATCTTGACCGGCTCGGTGGCGGCTTCCCGGCTACCTTTCTTGCCGCTGAAGGTCTCTACCGAACCTGCCGGAGGACGCTGCCGGATGGGGTGCACAGTGTAGAGGTCGGCCATCACCTCCTCGACCTCGAGCCCGGTGATAAAGCTCACCAGGTCCAGCCAGTGGGTGCCGATATCGCCGATGGCCCGCAGCTCTCCCCCCTCCTCGGCCAACACCCGCCAGTTGAAGTCGGTGGGGTAGAGGAGCCAGTCTTGCACATAGCTTCCTTTGACGTGAAAAACCTCTCCGATCTCTCCTCGCCGCACCATCTCCCGGGCTTGCAGGCAGAGCGGATAGAAGCGGAGGTTGTAGTTGACCGCCGTCACCAGCTCGGGGTGCTGCTGGGCGGCGGCGAGGAGCTCTTTGGTCTCCTGGGTGTTCATGCCCAGGGGCTTTTCGCAGATCACGTGCTTGCCCGCTTCCAAGGCTCGCAGGACCTGCTCGCGGTGAAATCGGTTGGGGCTGGTGAGGTGGACGACCGCCACTTCCGGATCGGAGAGCATCTCGGCGTAGCTCGCGTAGCCCTGCTCGAGGCCGAGATACTCCGCCGCCCGGCGCGACTTTTCCGGGCTCGAGCCCAACACCCCCTTCACCTCAACCCCGATCCGGCGCAGCGCCTCCACGTGCACCGGGCCGATAAAACCTGTGCCGACTATCCCGACCTTGATCATCCCGCACCTCCTCGATACGACGGCGAGTCCACGGTTAAGGACCTCCTGCGGCCTCTTCCTTGATGGCGATCTGGGGGTTGTCCCCGCAGAGCAGCACCCGGAAGCTGCACTTGTCGGCCCGACCGTAGCGCTCGGTGTACTCGATGGGGATACCGGCATCGGTAAAGACGCTGCGCTGGGTAAAGAGCACCGCCGCCCCGCGCGGAATGCCCAAAAGTTTCGCCAGCCAGGGTTCGGCCTTGATGGCCTGGATGATCTCCTCGCCGCGGGCGAAACGCAGCCGATACACGCGGGTGAGGATTTCATACAGGGAGCCCGAGAGGTCATGCTCCAGGAGTCCAGGAGTGAGGTTGTAGTTGAGGTGGGCCCGCTCGAGCATCAAGGGTTCCCCGTTGGCCAGCCGCAGCCGGGTGAGCACCACCACCACGCTCTTGGGGGGGAGTCTGAGGGCCCGGGCTGCGGCGGGAGAGGCCGGTTCGAGGAGGGCCGAGATCACTTTGCTGGAGGGGTCCAATCCGGCTTGACGCATGTTCTCGGAGAAACTGGTAACGCGGGCCAGGGGCTGCTCGACCTTGGCCGGGGTAGGAAAGGTTCCCCGCCCCTGCCGCCGCATCAACCAGCCCTCCCGCTCGAGTTCTTGTATGGCTTGGCGCACCGTGGCCCGCGAAATGGAGAGCCCCTGGGAAAGTTCGCGCTCGCTGGGGATGGGCCTCCCCTCCGGCCACTCCCCCTGCTGCAAAACCCGCAGCAGCGCCTCCTTGAGCTGGAGGTAAAGCGGCAACGGAGCCCGCGGGTCAAGGTACTGGAGCGCGTCTGGGAGCTTCATAAAACTTCTTTCCCGAGCCGGTGGGACAAGTGGTCTAGACATCCGGTGGTCCGTACCTTATATTACACACTGGATCGGCTCACCAAGCAAGTGCGAGGAGGTAGGGTTCCGTTTGGCGTCTTATCCAGCATGAGCACCGGGTCCGTGCTCCGAGGTTGACCCCAGAAGGGTGGAGGGTAGAGCCGAGCCCCTCGCGGTTTCGATTTAGCAAGGTTGATGATCGTGGCAAACGCTTCCATCGGTTTGGACCTAGGGGGAACCACCTATAGCGTGGGCTGGCTCGATGAGATGGGCCAGCTACGCGACCTGGTGAGCCTCGAGACCCGCTCTTACCGTCCCCCCGCGGAGATCGTAGCCGACTTGGCCCAGGCCATAAAGGCCACCGCCCAGCGAGCCCAGCTGGCCGGATACCGCATCATGGCGGCGGGGATCGGAGTTCCGGCAGTGATCAACCCCTGGGCCGGAGAGGTGTTGCTCCCGCCCAACTTCGCCCAAGGCTGGCACGGCCTGGCGCTAGCCGAGCAGCTACAGGCGCTCACCGGCATTCCCACCCGACTCATCAACGACGCCCGCGCTTTTACCCTCGCCGAGTCACGGCTGGGCGCCGGGAAAGGCTACGCCCACCTGCTGGGCGTCACCGTGGGGACCGGGGTGGGCGGGGGGTTGATCCTGAACGGCCAGCTGTACCTGGGGCGCTGGGGTAGCGCAGGCGAGTTCGGGCACCAGGTCTATGACCCCCATGGGCTGATCTGTGGCTGCGGCGGGGTGGGCTGCATTGAAGCCTACGCCTCCGGCCCGGCCATCGTGGCGGCGGCCGTGCGCCCCTTGCGCCAGGGCCGGGTGCCCATTTTGCGCGAGGTCATCGGGAATTCGCTGGACCGCCTCAGCCCTAAGGCGGTGGCGCAGGCGGCGTTGGCGGGCGAAGAGGAGTGCCGCGAGATCTACCGCCAGGCGGGCCGGGCGCTAGGCTTGGGCATCAGCAACGTATTGAGCGTACTGGGCCTGGAAGCGGTGGTGATCGGCGGCGGGGTAGCCGAGGCCGGGGATCTTCTGCTCGAGCCGATCTGGGAGACCCTCCGACGACACCAGTTCATGATCGCCGAGCATTTGCACGAGCTAAACATCCTCCGAGCCGAGTTGGACGAGCCCGGGGTGGTGGGAGCAGCGATGTGGGCCGCGGAGCAAACCCTGGTAGGGTTATAAGGGATATGGAGACGATCAACGTCACGATCTGGAACGAGTATCTTCACGAAACCCGCAACCCGCGGGTACAGGCTATCTACCCCGAGGGCATCCACCGAGCGATCGCGAAGGGGCTCGAGCCCCTAGGCGACTTTGCCATCCGCACCGCTACCCTGGCCGAACCCGAGCACGGCCTCAGCGCTGCGGTGCTCGAGCAGACCGATGTGCTGGTGTGGTGGGGGCACGTGGCCCACCAGCAGGTAAGCGACGAGGTGGTAGAGCGGGTGCAGCTGCAAGTGCTCTCGGGAATGGGGCTGATCGTGCTGCACTCAGGGCACTACGCCAAGATCTTCAAGCGGCTGATGGGCACCTTTTGCAGCCTCAAGTGGCGCGAGGCGGGCGAGCGCGAGCGGCTGTGGAACCTGCGCCCCGACCACCCCATCTTGCAGGGCATCCCGGAGTACATCGAACTCCCTGAGGAGGAAATGTACGGCGAGCGCTTCGACATCCCTGAACCCGACGAACTCCTGATGATCTCCTGGTTCCAGGGCGGAGAGGTGTTCAGGAGTGCCTGCACCTGGACCCGCGGGCACGGGCGGATCTTCTATTTCCGGCCCGGCCACGAAACCTACCCCACCTACTACAACCCCCATGTGCTGCGCATCCTGGCCAATGCCTGCGGCTGGGCAAGGCGGCGGGTACGGCTCGATGTCACCCAGGCTCCTCGAAGCCAACCCCTGGAACCGCTGCCCCAGGAGGCGAACTTTCGCCCAGCGAAGCGAGGGGTGGCGCAATGAGCACCCCCAAGGCCCTTCGAGTGGGGATCATCGGGGCCGGGGGGATCTCCAGCGCCCATTACAAAGGCTATGTCGCGGGTGGGGCGCAGGTGGTGGCGGTGGCCGATGTGAACCTGGCCGCCCTGGAAGCCCGCCAGAGCGAGTGGGGGGTCAGGCAAGCCTTCACCGATTACGAGCAGCTTTTGGCCCTCCCCGAAATCGACGCGGTCTCGGTCTGCACCCCCAACGCCTTCCACTACCCCGCTACGCTGGCCGCCGCCAGGGCAGGCAAGCATGTCCTCTGCGAAAAGCCCATCTCGCTCTCTCTGGCCGAGGCCCAGCAGATGGTCGAGGCCTGCCGCAAGGCCGGGGTGGTCTTGCAGATCAACCACCACCTGCGCTCGAGCGGCGCGGCCCGCAAGGCCAAGCAGATCCTGGAGTCGGGCGAGCTGGGCCGGGTCACCTTCATCCGGCTGCGCCAAGCCCACGACTGGGGTGGGGCTAGCGCAGTGCGCGACTCCTTTGGCCAGAAAGCCCTTTCGGGGGGCGGTACCCTGCTCGACAATGGCTGTCACCTGTTTGACCTGGCCCGCTATTTCGGCGGGGAGGTAGAAGAGGTCTTCGCCCGCACCGCCACCCTCAAGTTCGACATCGAAGTCGAAGACACGGCCCATGCCTCGCTCAGGTTCGAGAGCGGGGCCTTGGGCGAGATCGAGGCGGCCTGGACGGCTACCGGTTGGGAGGAGGGCTTTTGGATCTATGGCACCCAAGGGGCGCTCGAGTACACCAACCGCTACGGCCGACCGGTGCTGCGCTTGAGCCACCGCACCTCTCCCGGCACCACCTGGGCCGAGCCCGACCACACCGACCATACCTTTGCCGGCGAGCCTAGCCACACCCGCCACGTGGGGAACTTCTTGGCCGCCATCCGGGGGGAGCGCCCGGTGATCTGCACCGGCCAGGACGGCCTGGAAGCGGTGCGGCTGGTGCTGGCGGCTTACGAGAGCGCCCGAACAGGCCAACCGGTGCGGCTCGAGGGGTTTCGGCCCGAAGCGGCGGCTCGGAGGGGAGGAACGGCTGGGGATTGACGAGGGGAAGCCGCAGGGTCTGCCCCTCGATACAGGAGGTGAAGGCATGCCAGCAACAGCTAGGTTTTTCGGTCATCGGTTCACGGGGGGAAACATGAAACGATGGGTGATCGGTTGGTTGGCCATAGGGGCGGCGGCAATGTCCGTAGGGCTGGCCCAAAACAAGACCATCCGCATTGGGATCTCCAACGGCTTCGTGGGCTCGGAGTGGCGTACCCAGATGCTCGATGACATCAAAACCGTAGCCGAGGAGTACAAGAAGGCCGGGATCAGCGTCGAGCTGGTGATCCAAAGCGCAGACGTGGACGTACAGGGGCAAATCCAGCAGATCCGTAACCTGATCAACGCCAAGGTAGACGGCATCCTCATCAACCCCAACTCGCAAACCGGGTTGAACCAAGTCATCAAGGAAGCCACCGACGCCGGGATCAAGGTGGTGGTGGTGGACCAGGAGGTTTCGGCTCCCACCGCCATCAATGTGGCCATCGACCAGCGGGCCTGGGCCAAGGACAAGATGGACTGGCTGGCCAAGACCCTGGGCGGTAAGGGCAATATCGTCATCATCAACGGCATCGCCGGACACCCGGCGAACGAGGCGAGGGTCGCTGGGGAGCGGGACTCGCTGAAGAACTACCCCGGCATCAAAGTGCTGAACTCCGTCAATGCCGATTGGGATCAGGCCAAAGGGCAACAAGTGATGAGCTCTTTGCTGGCTTCCCAACCCAACATTGACGGGGTCTTTACCCAAGACGGCATGGGCCAGGGGGTGCTGCGGGCCTTGATCGCGGCCAAACCGCAGAAGATGCCGGTGGTCTCGGGCGAGGCCTATGTGGGCTACATGAAGCTCTGGACCGACATCAAGAAGAGCTACCCCAACTTCAAGTCCTACGGGCTGGCCAACCCTCCCGGCGTGGGCGCTTCGGGTTTGCGCGTGTTGATCAACTTGGTGCAGGGCAAACAGCTCAAGGACGGCGTGCTGAAGGGCCCCTACAAGAACACCCTCTACGTGCCGATCCCGGCCAAGGTGGACGACCTCACCCTTCAGGCGACCCTGGCCGATCTCATCGCCAAGGGCAAGGCCGACACCTACACCATGGACGGCTACCTAACCCAAGCCCAGGCCAACAACTACTTCAAGTAAGCCTCGAGGGGCTATTGGCGCTCGGCCGGTAGCCCCTCCTCAAGCGGGGATCCCGCCTTGGACACGAACCCCGTCCTGCTCGAGACCCATCACATCTCCAAGCGCTACGGAGCCACCGTGGCGCTCCAGGAAGTCGCTTTTCGGCTGCGAAAGGGCGAGGTTCACGCCCTGTTAGGGGCCAATGGCAGCGGCAAATCCACCCTGGCTAAGATCCTCGCCGGGGCCGTTACCCCCGACAACGGGGAGATCCGGCTGGAAGGCCGGGCGGTGCGGTTTCGCCACCCGCTGGAAGCTCGTCGCTTGGGCATCGCGGTGGTATACCAGGAACTTTCCCTGGTCCCCGGCCTGAGCGTGCAAGACAACCTCTGGCTGGGGCATGAGCCAAGGGGTCGGTGGGGTCGCATCGACGGCAAAACTGCCCGCGCCCGCACCGAGGGCCTGTTGGGGTTATTCAAGGACGTGGCCGGAGAACGCTTTCTTCCCCAGACCCCAGCTGGAGAACTCCCCCCTGATGAGCGGCAGCTGGTGGAAATCCTTAAGGCGGTGAGCCACGAACCGAAGATCCTAATCCTGGACGAGGCTACAGCCAGCCTGGGCGCCCGGCAGGTAGAGCGCCTGCTCACCCTGGTACGGCGATGGAGGGCGCAAGGAACCGGCATCATCATCGTCACCCACCGCATAGAGGAGATCTTCCAGATCGCCGATCGGGCCACCGTGCTGCGGAGCGGACAAGTGGTGGGTGAGGTGAGCCTCGAGGAGACTAGCCGCGAGTCCCTGATCGGGCTGATTTCAGGGGAGGCCAGCCGAGCCCTTCAAGCTGAGGCCAAAATCCCCCGCCCAACCCGGCGCCACGCCCCTTTGCTACAAGCAAAGATCGAGCACGGCGGAAAGCTCCGAGACCTCGAGTTCTCGCTGTACCCGGGGGAGATCCTGGGGCTGGGTGGCCTACAGGGGCAGGGCCAGCGCGAGCTATTGCTCTATCTGTTCGGGGCCCTGACGCTCGAGCGGGGCACCCTGCTCATCGAGGGTACCCCGCACCGGTTTCGTCACCCCCGCGAGGCCATTCGCGCAGGGATGGCTTATGTGCCCGGCGACCGAGGCCGCGAGGGGCTCCTCCCGGTGCGCTCGATCCTCGAAAACCTGATGTTGCCAAGCTGGCCCCACTACCGTCGAGGCGGTTTCCTCGAACTGAACGCCGCCCGGCGCGCCGCTTCCGGGATAGCGCAGAGGCTTTGGCTCAAGTATGGTGGGCTCGAGGAGGGCATCTCCTCGCTCTCCGGAGGCAACGCCCAAAAGGTGGTGTTGGGCAAATGGCTGTTGCGGCAGCCCAAGGTACTCCTTCTCGACGACCCCACCAAGGGGATCGATATAGGGGCTAAAGCCGAGTTCTACCGGCTTTTAGACGAGTTACGAGCGCAGGGAATGGGGGTGATCTTCCACTCCTCCGATGACGACGAGCTGCTCTCGCTGTGCGACCGGGTGTTGGTGCTGCTCGAAGGCCGCCTGGTGGCCGAACTCGCAGGGGCCGGGTTAAACCGTGCGGCGTTGGTACGGGCCAGCCTGGGGGTGAAGGAGGCGGCAGATTGAACAGGAGGCCATACCGCCCTAGGGCTTACGCCGAGGTACAGGATAGGGCGAAGGTCGCTGCGATCTGTAAAGCGCGATACGCCATCGGCAATCTCATTTCTATGCCCTAAAGCCTATGCCCTTCCTCCGCCGCCTCCTCGCTCAACCCTACGCCCTGGCCCTCGTTCTGCTGGTCCTGGGCCTCATCGTCACCGCCTTGTTCCAACCGGCCTTTTTCACAGGGCGCACCCTCGCCAACAACCTGCGTACCTTTTTACCCCTGATCCTGTTGGCCGTGGCGCAAACCCTGGTGGTAATCGGTGGGGGAATTGATCTTAGCCTGGGAGCCATCCTAACCCTCTCGAGCGTGGTGATGGTGCAAACCTTCGGCCAAGATCCGGATCCTGGCCCCTGGCGTACCTTCGGCGGAATCGCTTTGGGACTGCTGGTGGCCACCCTAGCCGGGGCTGCGGGTGGCTTCTGTGTGGCCTACCTACGCTTGCAGCCGATCATCGCCACCTTCGCTACTTCATTTGTCTGGGCCGGGCTGGCCCTATGGGTACTGCCTCAACCCGGCGGTAACGTACCGCTAGCGCTGCAAAACTTTGTACGGCTTCAATTCCTGTTGCCCTTCTCCCTGTGGGTGGTCTTGGCCATCCTACTGGGATGGAGCTGGTTTTTAGCTACGCCCTGGGCCAAGCACCTCTACGCGGTGGGGGGGAATCCCCAGGCCGCTTTCACCTCAGGCGTCAACGTGGAGGGGGTACGGCTGGGGAGCTACGCCTTGGCCGGGTTCCTCACCGGCCTGGGGGCCTTCTTCCTCACCGCCGACATCGCCACCGGCGACCCCCTCATCGGCGGGCCGCTGACCCTCGCCAGCGTGGTAGCGGTGGTCATCGGCGGGACCCGGCTCTCCGGGGGTACCGGCGGCATCGTAGGAAGCGTGCTGGGGGCGGTGGTCTACTACCTGCTCAAAAACGTGGTGGCCCTCGGGGTATTCAACTTAGGCCTCAGTCCGCAGTGGCAGACCCTGATCGACGGCACGGTAATCGTACTGGCCCTGGCCACCCCGGGCTTGCTGCGGCGAGCGAGGGGGCGGGCGTGATGCTCTGTAGGGACCTCCCATGACCAAGAACCCGCTTTCCTTTCCTTCCCTTCGCACCCCAGCGGCAATCGCGCTGGGGCTGGCGGCTTTTCTCCTGGTACTGGGGGAAGTTATCCGCCCCGGCTTCGCCGAATACAACCAGATCACCAATATCCTGCGTATCGCAGCGTTTTTGGGTATCGTGGCCATCGGACAGACCCTGGTGATCCTGGCCGGAGGCGAGGGCATCGACCTATCGGTGGGGGCGGTAGTGACGCTAGGGGCCATCCTCATCTTCCGCATCACCGGCGGCTCGGACGCGCTCTTGTTGCCCGCCCTAGTAGCGGCCTTGCTGGCCGGTTTCGCCATCGGGCTCGTCAACGGTGTGGGGATCGCTTGGATCGGCATCCCACCGCTGGTGATGACCCTGGGGATGATGGGG
Encoded proteins:
- a CDS encoding ABC transporter permease, which codes for MPFLRRLLAQPYALALVLLVLGLIVTALFQPAFFTGRTLANNLRTFLPLILLAVAQTLVVIGGGIDLSLGAILTLSSVVMVQTFGQDPDPGPWRTFGGIALGLLVATLAGAAGGFCVAYLRLQPIIATFATSFVWAGLALWVLPQPGGNVPLALQNFVRLQFLLPFSLWVVLAILLGWSWFLATPWAKHLYAVGGNPQAAFTSGVNVEGVRLGSYALAGFLTGLGAFFLTADIATGDPLIGGPLTLASVVAVVIGGTRLSGGTGGIVGSVLGAVVYYLLKNVVALGVFNLGLSPQWQTLIDGTVIVLALATPGLLRRARGRA